In Miscanthus floridulus cultivar M001 chromosome 19, ASM1932011v1, whole genome shotgun sequence, the DNA window ttcttttttatttttagggaccgagatctggataagaacatttgaactgtaaccgtaacatttgtaatgtttaatattgatggacctgtcgtctacgtagcgtatataaagcgaaacccgattccacgaaaaaatataaattaaaatcaattataaaacaataaaatacgaacgggccatcactggcggttagcaacgaaccggcagtgttgtcgtaaccatcactgtcgtTTATCAACAAACctacagtgttgtcttgctcaacactgccggcttgagccatgaaccgacagtgttggcttgctcaacactgtcggcttgagccatgaaccgataatgtaggcttgctcaacactgttggcttgagccaagaaccaacactcttgatgcaaccatcactgtcgattgggactacaaaccggcagtgttgttcaactagacactgtcgggtggagccaggaaccaacactgttgcctgtagatcagtgtcgatttttaagaaccgacagtgatgtcaaccccccatcactgccggtatgtcactgtcggttcaaaatccggcagtgaaggggttttttgaaccgacagtgatgttcagATCTAGAGTAGTGATTAAGAAGTTGAAAGTTAGTAAAATGACATGTCTattaatggaagaagatgatgtggatagttaATGCAGATGATGTAGAtgacttgcatgttgagatagaatTTATAGTGAAATTGACTTTATaaaagatatagatatagatatatagataaTATCTCATTCAGTTGCCCTACAATCTTCTTCACATACCTTATTGTCCtgttcgcttgactgataagTTATGacagaaaatactgttggctgatttgttgtgagagaaaaatactattcattagctgaaaaaatacggcttataagccaaacgaacaagaCATATATTGCAAGTTGGGCCATAATTACCCGTAAAAGATGCAGATGTTAATCTAAATCTTCTGCAGAGGGGTCCACACGGGGAGACTGGCGAGGCTTCGAGTAGCTGGCGGTGTGGCTTTTCTCCCGGGTAGAATAATACCCGGGGCCTGGGAAGCTTTCTGCTAGGAGACTACACACtatacagagagagagagagaaagagaaagagaaagaaacaAAGCAACGAACTAAAGTCTAAAGcacagagagagacagagagcgagagagagagagaagagcacatcaaggaggaagaagagatcAACACTAGTACCCACTTCTACTGTACACTCCTCGTTCTGTGTGCGGACCGAACCCTGTTCCATGTTCTTGAATCTCTGCATCCAGTCGTCCTTGTAGCAGATCAGATCGCTGCTCAGCCGGAAAGAGAAGATCGCCCCTGCAGGATCGATCGAGATCTAGAGAGAGCAAGGTTTAAGAGGGAAAGCCGCGGCAAGGAGGCGAGAGAATAGAATGTTCCCTTCCTCCAAGAAGCAGGCTAGCAGCACTGGCGCCGCGAGCTCAAATGAACGGCCTACTATGTGCGGCCAAGGCGGCGACTCCGGCGGCCTCGTCCTCACCACCGACCCCAAGCCCCGCCTCCGGTGGACACCCGAGCTCCATGACCGCTTCGTCGATGCCGTCGCCCAGCTCGGAGGCCCCGACAGTACGTAATATAGATGCTTCAGTTTCGTGTTGCTACTTGCTGGGGAATTTTATTTGATGGGTTAATTTTGATTGCTTTGCATCTATCCTTTCTTCGCCGTACGTAGAGGCAACTCCAAAGACAATCATGAGGGTTATGGGAGTCAAGGGCCTCACCCTCTACCACCTCAAGAGTCACCTTCAGGTGCGTACCTGCATGATGATCCAGTATGCATAAGTTGAAATTAGGTTTAAGCTGTTCTTTATCTGATTTGCACTGTGTCTCACTCTGCCAGAAATTCAGGCTAGGGAAGCAGCACAAGGAGTTCGGTGACCATACAGGTTAGGACTGTAAAGATGCATGCCATGTACTGAGACTACTATATATGCTATTATTATCTAGAGAAATCATTAGAACTTGTAGCATAATTTTGGTGTCCTTGCCTTCTCCTATATACCTATATGGCTATATGTGTATGCCTTTTCCATCCTTTTGTTAAAGCTAAACTATCCTGATATGATGTTCTGAAACCTATTATTCATCCTGATCTCTTTCTGTAGTTTTAGATTCATTCATCACGCATATACACAAACCTAATAGCAAAGATCATCATTTTGTATATATCATGTGTCCAGTACTTTCAGTTGTTCACAAGCTAAGGTAGTTATATAATTCCAGTATAAACATATATATTTTTCAAAAGTAGTAACACATATCTTCCAATGATCGACCACATTCAGCAATGGAGATGCAACGTAACGTGGCCTCTTCTTCAGGCGTGATAGCAAGAAGCATGAACGAGTGAGCTGATTTGTTCACAATATACCTACTCTACGCTCATTCTTGTGAGTGCAGGCTTCAGATCATAAGGTTCTGATACTACCTTCTATTTTTTTGTAAATCATTCAGCCGCAACGTGAATGTGAACGAGGCCTTAAGGATCCAAATGGAAGTCCAAAGAAGGCTCCATGGAGAACTAGAGGTACACATGCATTTACATAGTAGCATCATGTGCTTTAGTAAGTTTACTTACCACAGCTTTGGTTTCTTTCTTCTGGCAATTGCACGTTGCTCGTGAGCTTTGCATAAATGCATCAATGAACGTTCTTGGGAAGTTTACATACACTTGTCAGTTGTCACCTGGTATATATATGGCAATTTTTTTGGTTCGCATGTTCCGAATCATAGACGCTTTTGCAAGAACAATCTTGGGAAGTTTACTCGACACACAACTTTTCTGTCCTCATATGTGTGGTGGTCATGAACTCAGCATATATGCATTTTCCTTCAATCATCTCAACAAAAGTAAAAGGGTGaactttgcatgcatgcatgacatgCAGGTGCAGAAGCACCTCCAGATGAGGGTTGAAGCCCAGGGGAAGTACATGCAGTCCATCGTGGAGAAAGCATACCAAGCCCTCGGGTCCAGCGACTGCGCCACGTGGCCCGCAGGGTACAGATCTCTAGGCAGCCAAGCGGCGCTTGACATCGGCACCAGTTCCACGAGCTTCTCTTCCGTTCAGGACCTGCAGTGCTTCTATGGAGGAAGCAGCCACATGGACCAGCTCCTGCATCAGATGGACAGGCCAATGGATGGCTTCCTGACGTTGGGCGAGAGCTGCTTCATTGGGTCAGCAGACACCAAGAAGGGCCCTAACCATTGCAGCTCCAGTGGCAAGAGCTCGATGACGATGTGGGCTAGcgaagagcagcagcagcagcaggcaaagAGCGGCAACGATCAGCTCCAGATGGGGTCGTGGACCAGGATGGAGGGCGCAGGCACTGATGTCATGGATCCGGTCACCGGCCTGTACGAGGGTGCCATGTCGGGAGACTCCATGGACGACAGCAAGGGCTTCGAGGGTTCGAGCTCCAGGCTTGAGATGAAGCCGtctgcacaacaagcacctgtaGGAAGTCAGAGGATACGTATATAGTCGTCCAATGGTTTGGAGCTCACGTAAAGAACTGTATACTATATATGGGTAAGAAAGATCAAGCTAAGGTATTTAAATGCATGTGTGTCAGTTTTGTTGTGAAGCATCAAAAAGTTCAAAGCTTAGCTTAGCGTGTGAGAGGAATGTAGTGCATCCAGTCATTAGTTTTATTGGATACAAGATATTATGGAGATCAATGCGTCATATATATGTTTGTTTATTTTAGCCCTAAGATTACCTGCTATATTCTGATGAGGATGGCTAAAGGTGATCTAGTTTAACATCTGACTGTTGGTTTGAGTTCAGATCAAGTGATAGCGCATTTTAGTTGACATTAACGAAGATTTTCAGATATGTTGTATTATAATGGATTTGTGTAACACCTGCTGTAACATTGACCAGAGATCTTTTGTGGGTGCAGTGTTATGCATGTGATAATATGCGAACAGTGATGTTTGTGCTTTTAAGAAATCAACTATACTTTGTATTGTATATCCAAATAATTATGGtgtgattaatctaatgatatcagTTTAGTATcatgaatattaatattttttggtATATgtattggtcaaacttaagattggTTGATTACTCGAAGTATGGGATGTGCACTTTTTTTAGGACAATGGGACAGAGGTAGTATTTAACTGATGATGTGCATTTCTTTAGTCTATGACTCAGATTATTGAGACATCTCATAAGATCTAACTAGTGATGTGCATTTAGTCTATGACTTACACTATTGCATTGAGACATCTACAAAGATCCATCGAACAAACCATATTACTACTATTGTGTACGTTATTTGTGTATTTAGAATGTACATAGTATATGTTAGAACACACTCCCATGAAATTGCATGGTCAAAGATATATGGCATGTTTGGTTTGATACTTGAAAAACTTGCCAGGCCAGGCATGGTTCTGAGACGTTCGATTTTTGGATGTCTGAGGCTATGATTGCTTGCCTAGCCAGTAGCTAGCCAGGCAACCTAGCAAGGCTTCAATCCAAACATAGGTCTATGTATCGATTGTGTCGGATCCGGCTTCAATCCAAACATAGGCCTATGTATCGATTGTGTCTGATCCGGCTTCAATCCAAACATAGGCATATGTATCGATTGTGTCGGATCCACTGGTAATTGGTAGGAGCTCCTTACCGAAGTAAACCAATTGAACAACACTGAAGACAAGTCTATATAATTAATCATCAAAAGCTCCTAACATACTGCTGCAGTGTGTGTAGGCTTCTTCAAGTAGGTGTGTAACAAATcgattagagagagagagagagagagagagagagagagaggttttTATGTATCTAGCTAGTTTTTATCTATGTGTTCACCCTACCATATAGTTTGTGAAATGTATGCAATATCTAGCTAAGGCCCACCACCCATCAACATGGCTTAATTTGGATTTGCAACTGTTGTAATTGTAGCAGTTTGGTATTTGGTTGGAAAGAAATAGAAAattcttctatgatgttttttttatAATGTCACTGGGGGAGAGGGTCCCCCACCTGTATATATATTTTAGCTTGGCCCCAACGGCCTGAAATCATAGGAGTTTCATTTTACATCATAGTTGAGCTTCATTGCACAGAGACTTAGAACTTATTACATATTAGATTGATTAGCACAGGAGCCTTGGTTCATGATTGTTGTAAATAGTGAACACCAGACGTTAGCTGTGCTTCTATGATGTTACATCCTCATGCTCACCAATCAAAGATAACTACGTGCAAACATTAAAGCTTTGGAAACATAAAGACTAGAATGAATCAAAGAGAGAATACTATTACACGAGTGGCATGAACTATCTTCCCCATGTATTCATCCAAACATCCGTGGCCATTACACAATATAAATCCATTTCTAGGTCCATCAAGCAACTAAGCCTCTCTTCCACACCAACAAGCTACCATGGAGCTTACCAATGCAATATTTGGCACTACCTGCACCGTAGGGTGGGCTTGGAGATTTCACAGCCCACAATCCATCATGTCTAGTTGGATTGATAGTCTTCTTTGTAGGTAGCAGAGGCATTGGTTCATGAGCTGATGAGAGCAGCCCAATCTCTTTGGCTTCTCTAGTTTTAGGGCACCAAACATAGCCAAATCATGTCATTGACATTGCAAGGTGGGAGTGAAACCACCACACCCATCCACCTAGGTGTTAACTATGTAAAGGAATTTTTCTACTAAATATAGAATAAGGTTAAACTGGTATCAATTATATGCAAAAAATGACATGTAAATTAAAATTATACAATTGTAATGAACCGGCAAGGCCACGAGCACGATGCGGCCAGGCACAGGCGAGGCCTGGAGGGAGGCAGCCAAGCGTTGATGCTAGGTGCACATGAGGTTGCAATGGTGAACACACTATATCAGGATGGAAATCAAAGGTGCAACTCATCGCGAAAAAATGGTTGTTTCCTCGTATCAAGCTATGAGCAAGACATCATTTCAGTAACAACCGTTTAAGATGCACACTACAACATAGAGGATACTAGCTTACAGGATAGAGCAAACTAAACGCCTGCAAACCAAAGAACAACTTGAAGCAAAACACAAACCACTAGTATCAGACTCAACCAACCTAATTCCTCCTAGAAGATCCACAACCTCCAACCAAAGAATAGGCAAGCCTAAAAGATACATCTAATCTATTTTTAGAACGTCTTCATAGGAAGccctctgaaagcatctaggcccctagttgggtttcggtgattaataacgacacaagattactatgactaacatgtgttttgcagaggcaatttaagttaggtcatggtaatgacaattgattgggcaatcatggttgtcatgcccctgacgatggaaatcgtttcgattttcaaaggatggacgacaaggttaaggacggtctagttctaagtgtcgtttggtgtttgagagacacttagagtagtttaggattttgtttttcctttggccgtactattaaggggggtatggactagtagcttgacctaagtaagtctagtgggttaggtg includes these proteins:
- the LOC136529032 gene encoding myb family transcription factor IPN2-like: MFPSSKKQASSTGAASSNERPTMCGQGGDSGGLVLTTDPKPRLRWTPELHDRFVDAVAQLGGPDKATPKTIMRVMGVKGLTLYHLKSHLQKFRLGKQHKEFGDHTAMEMQRNVASSSGVIARSMNDRNVNVNEALRIQMEVQRRLHGELEVQKHLQMRVEAQGKYMQSIVEKAYQALGSSDCATWPAGYRSLGSQAALDIGTSSTSFSSVQDLQCFYGGSSHMDQLLHQMDRPMDGFLTLGESCFIGSADTKKGPNHCSSSGKSSMTMWASEEQQQQQAKSGNDQLQMGSWTRMEGAGTDVMDPVTGLYEGAMSGDSMDDSKGFEGSSSRLEMKPSAQQAPVGSQRIRI